The sequence below is a genomic window from Rhizobium gallicum bv. gallicum R602sp.
GCCCCCGGCTTTACGAGCCGAAACCCGAGACCCTGACGGCACCTCTGCAGGATGTGTTTGACGCCGTCGATGTCGCCTACGTGCAGGGCAGCGTGGAATCGATCGACACGAAGGCCAGCACCGTAGACGTCGTCAATGCCAGGGGCGAACGAAAGTCCCTTCAGTATCATCGCCTTGTGCTCGCCACCGGCAGCCGGCTGTTCCGCCCGAATATTCCCGGCCTCGCCGAATATGCCTTCAGCATCGACAATGTCGATGACGCCATTGTCCTCGATCGCCATCTCCACGAGCTTGCGAAACTGCCGGCCTCGGCCGCGCGCGACACCATCGTTGTTGCCGGCGCCGGTTTCACGGGTATCGAGGCGGCGACCGAGATGCCTTCGCGGCAGCGGGCCCTGTTCGACAAAACCGCCAATCCGCGCGTCATTGTCATCGATCGCGGCAGCGCGGTCGCCCCCGACATGGGCGAAGGTCCTCGCCCGATTATTGAGGAAGCGCTGCGCAAACTCGGCGTGGAAACGCGGCTCAACGCCGGGGTTTCATCGCTCGACAAGTCCGGAGTTACGCTGAGTACCGGCGAGCATATCGAAACCATGACCGTGATCTGGGCAGCAGGCATGCGGGCCAATCCCCTGACCACCAAAATTCCTGGCGAGCGTGACAAGTTCGACCGGCTGCTGGTCGATGGCTGCCTGCGCGTGCCGTCCGTGCCTGGCGTCTTCGCCACCGGGGATGCGGCACGCGCTGCATGCGACGACTGCGGCAACTACGCACTGATGTCGTGCCAGCACGCCACACGCATGGGCGCCTTCGCGGGCAACAATGCCGCCGCCGAACTGTTGGGTGTGCCGGCACGGCAATATCATCAGGAAGCTTATGTCACCTGCCTTGACCTCGGTGATGCCGGAGCCCTCTTCACCCGAGGCTGGGAGCGCAAGGTGGAGATGGTCGGCGAGAAAGCGAAGGCGACCAAACAGGAAATCAACACCGTCTGGATCTATCCGCCGCAGCCCGAGCGCGCCGCTGCGCTGGCTTCCGCCGATCCGGAGCGTGTGACGGACCTCTGATCGCATCACGACACGAGCTGCGCTCCGCGCAAGAGCGCAGCTTGTTATATTTCGGCCCGCTCGTAAGGCGCCCGTCAATTCATCGATCGTTTTCTCCTGTCGGTCACGACATGGAGCTTGGCGCCTGGGCCTGCCTTGGAACGGTCTCAGACTTCCGGCATCAGGCCCCATTTTTGCCTGCGTGCGCCACTGGCATGCTGACGAGCGCGAATGACTGTGGCATGCAGAAATCGCCATCGTGGCTGATACTGTCGAAGATCCTGCAGCACTCCCCGCTCCACCCAGGCAACAGTGGCGCCCTTGAAAATGCGGTAATCGCCAAGTCGCTTCGGCAGGTCGCGTCAGCGCCCACCGCAACGGGCCATCCAGAAGATGGCGTCAATAAGGCGTCTGTTATCGGCTCGCCGGCCGCGCTTGCCGCGGCAGCTACCGGGCATCAAGGGCGCAAGAAAGTTCCATTGGGCTTCATCACGGGATCGCGATCTTCATACACGGCTGATCTCTCCTCAAAATCTATCTTGAACCCGATTTGCACCCATTCAAAGTCAATCGTCCCATCTTCAGCTCGCGGCTTGACGAATAACGCAACGCTGTTGAACGATTTTCAAAAACTCTAATGCCCAGTCGCCATCGCGAGCCGATTGGCACATGCGACGAGAACTTCCTCGCATCCACCCAGCTTGCCTCATTTTGTATCTGGCTACGATCTTATGGGACGGTGACCGAGACCGGCCGGGATTCGGCAAGATACTGGTTCCCGATCGGTGCCGGCACGAAAGCGAGGCTTTCGGCGGGCATGGCCAGCGAAAGCCCGCTTGCTCTGCATTGGTCATGAAGCAGATCAACGATCTCATTCTTGGCGGGCGTTCGAATTGCGACGCTGTCGACGCGGAACTGCAGCTCGACTTCGATTGCGATCGCGTCGATGGCTTTCAGGGCAACGACCGGCGGCGGGTCCTTGACGATCCGGACGCTGGCTCGCAGCACAGATCGCATGACTTCCTCGACAACACGTGGTCTTTGCGTTGCAGCGATGCGCACACGCAGCGCGATCAGGTGGGTTTCGTCAGGGCGGCTAAGATTTGTCACGCCCTGCTTTGCCAGGATGCTGTTCGGTAGCACGACGACATTGTTCGTAACGGTCAAAAGGTTGGTGGAGCGCCAGGTGGTTTCGATGACGCGACCCTCGGTTCCGTCGTTCAACTGGACCCAGTCGCCTATTGCATAGGCCCTACCGAGTGTCAGCGCGATGCCGGAAAAGACGTCGCCCAGCGTATTCTGTAACGCCAGGCCGAAGATGACGGCGATGACGCCGGATGTTGCAACCAAGGTGCCGACCGGCATGCCGAAGACGAAACCGATGACGGAAAGCGCCACGCCGAGATAGATGACGGCAATGGCCATATCCTGGATGAGATGTGCTTCCCGTGGCTTGCGGTTCAGTCTGACGTAGATCTGGATGAAGCCGATGATCGTCCAGGCGAGATGGGTCCACCAAAGGATTCTGGCCGATTTGGAAAGCAGCGCGGCAGGACCTTGGGTGTAGATGCCGTCGGGCCGATGCGGAGCGATGCCTCCCAGATAGAGCACGAGGCTCATGTTGGTGAAGAACAGGATCTGGACGATCAAGCGGCCCGTCGGACGGTTGCCGCCCTGGATGTGCCACACGACAATGCCGGCAATTCCCAGAAGATTGATCAGAACAAGCGGCACGAAATTGTCATTACCAAACATGGCAGCAATCACCGATTTAGGTTGGGTCAAAGAGCGGCCGGGCACCGGCACTGCGGGCCCGGCCTGATCGGCTATTTCTTGATCGGGAATGTCAGTTCTTGCTCGGCGCTATCGACGACGAAGACCGCAAGCAGCCTTGCCGGTTTGGTCTTGCTAGCGTTCTCGCTGACACCGTGGCGATCGCCCGGCAATTCCGAAAAGCTGTCACCGGCTTCATAGACCGTGACGGGCCCGTCATTGACCTGGCTGCGGATCGCCCCTTCGAGGACGGTCGCGTAAATGAAGGCGGAGGCTGGGTGTGTGTGGCCCTCCGAGAAACCGCCCGGAGCATATTCGACGAGAACGCCCTTCATGCTCTTACCGGGAACGTTCGGCAGTTTGTGGTCATAGACCAGCGTAACCTTTGCGCCCTCCCCGCCACCGGGCGCATCGTGCGCAAGAGCCGAGCCTGACAGGAGAGCCGTCAACGCAACGGCAAAACGTAATGACTTGATCATATCTATCGTCCTTTCGTGACTGAGGCATCGGGGCCGCCTATAAGACGGCCCGTATGCAGGTCGTTACTTTCTGGGCGTTGTCGCAAACCAATCATCGAAACCGATGCGGCCGATGCGAGGATGATTGTCGGAAACGAGTGAACCGTCTTCCAGTTTGGTGCCGAAATAGCGGGCGTCCGGATCCGCGACAACGGTGCGGGAATCTCCGATCGCTTTGAGGTAGCGCGCGGCGAAATCGCAGAGACGTGCGCGCTCGGGGCCGCAGATTTCGACGATGCCGTTAGCCGGCGGGGCAAGGGCCGCGTCCGTTACGAAATCGGCGACGTCGTCAGACGCGATCGGCTGCAGGAAACCCGTCGACAAGCGGGCCGTGTCGCCGACCGTGCCCTCTTGGGCGATGCCGCCGAGAAATTCCATGAACTGTGTGGAACGCACGATCGTATAGGGAATGCCGGCTGCCCGGATGATCTTTTCCTGGGCGACCTTGGCTCGAAGATAGCCGCTATCCGGCAACCGATCCGTGCCGACGATCGAAAGCGCGACGTGGTGTTTCACGCCGGCTTCGATTTCCGCTGCCATCAGGTTCTTGCCTGCCGTCTGAAAGAATTCGAGCACGGCCTTATCCTCGAAGGATGGCGAGTTCGCGAGGTCGATCACCACCTCGGTATTCTTCAGTACTTCCGCCAAGCCCTCTCCGGTGAGGGTATTGACGCCGGTTTGCGGGGCAGCGGCAATGACCTCATGCCCCTTTTTGCGCAGGCGTTCTGCAGTCTTGGAACCGATCAGGCCGGTTCCGCCGATAATCACGATTTTCATAAGATGCTCCATTTGCTGCGCGCCCGTGCGGTGCGCGTGGTTGAATAGGTGGATAGAAGGCCTTTTTGAAGCTCGGGCTTGAAGGCCGAGCTGGACACAGCCTTCAAGGATGACGCTCTGGTTGGCCTTAATTCAACAAGAGGTCAGTAGTCCCAGAAGACCGGGACCCAACGAAAGGTGTCGCCGTCGACCGCGACATGGCCAACAGAAGGAAACGGCATATGAGTTGCCACCAGCAGTTCGCCGGTCGCCGCCAGCTCCCGCAAAAGCCGGACCCGAACGCGGGCCGCCTCCTCGGGGTCATGTTCGAAGCCGTTGAACCAGTCGGGGTGGTCGAACCCGACCGCGAACACGGCGTCGCCGGCAAACATCAGACGATCGTTGCCTGAGGCCACACGGACCACGCTATGCCCGGGGGTGTGGCCACCGGTACGGGTGACGACCACGCCCGGCGCCACCTCATGCTCATCCTCGAACAGCCGCAGCTGGCTCTGATAGTCTTTGCTGAACCGCTTGGCGGCTGCCCGCAGCGCGTCAGGGAAGCCTGCGGGCATCGAAACGTGGGAGAAGTCGGGCGACTCCCAGAATTTGACCTCGGCAGCAGCCACATGGATCCGCAGGTCCGGATTCAGCTGTTCCTTCACCCCGTCGACGAGCAGCCCGCCAACGTGGTCCATGTGCATGTGGGTCAGCACGACGTCGGTCACGGATGCAAGGTCGATGCCGGCGGCCGCCAGCCGCTTCATCAACTGCCCGGCCCGCGGCAAGTTCAAGTCCGGGTCGAGGCCCAGTCCAGCGTCGATAAGGATGGTCTGCTCGCCGCTGCGCACCACGACCACGTTCAGTGCCCAGTCGAAAGCGTCCTGCGGCAAGAACATGTCGCCCAGCCAGGCGGCCCGGGCGGCCGGGTCAGCGTTGTGGCCCAACATCGCGGTTGGGAGCGGTAGCACCCCATCGCTGACCACCAGCACGTCAATCTCGCCGATCCGCACCGCGTAGCGCGATGGAACCAGCTCTTCGGGTGCCGTTCTACCGGGGTGTGAGGTGTTGTCCACTTTCATGCTTGCCTCCTGAGTGTTGTTGATGATCTGGTTCATCTTTGAAACCTCCTGCGTTCTATCTTGGTGCTAGATCCTTGGTGGCTTACGCTTCCTGGACGGGAAGCGCGGTCAATGCGGGTGAAGTCTTTTGCGATCGGCGACACACTCACTGCTGGCGTGTCCTCTGATGATCTATCGAAACCGATCTGCGGCTGCGCCAGAACGATTGCTGCCGCTGCAGAGCAATTGCTGCTGACGCATGCGCATGCTCCAATCGCCCGGGGTTTCGCCGGTTTGTCGGATGCAGCTCTTTCCAATAGCCTTTGCTATGAACATCTCGGGGCCATTGATCGAGGCTCGGCGCCCTTTCCCAAGTGGGCGGAACGGTGCCAAAACATGGATTTCCACAAGTTGCGGCCTCGCAGTGACCAGACTAGGTTGCGACGCGGGACCCCCAGCGCCAATATCGAGATTAAATCGGCTCGAAACGCTGGCGATTTCAGGTTTTATTTGTTCTGCAGGAGCAGCCGATGATGCCCGTCTGGCTGTATCGTCCCCACCCTCGGCAAATCGCGGATTTGCTGGCTTCGACAGACCGGCTCGCCGTTTGGCGCAGCGCAATCGATCATGGCCGGCAGTGTTTCCACCAGTGGCCAGAGAAAGCGTTCCCTCGCGTAATACCTCCTGTGCGCATCTCCTCTTCGATGTCGATTGAAGCAAAGTACCACTGTACGATCGCGCCGTCCGCGCCGTGCAGTGCCTGAGCACGCGTCTCGATCCAGCGATAGCCGCCGTTCTTCAGGCACCGGCGAAACCGGTTGACGAAGGGCTTGCCGGTCGCAAAGCCTTTCACTTTGCCCGCGCAAACATTGTCGGAAAGTCGTCGGGGTGAGCCACTTCCCGAGCCAGCGCATCGAAGTCCTTGATCTGCGTCGTCGGCGCACCGGCCTGGTCCTGATATCGCTTGCTGACATAGGTCAGCTCGCCCGATGGCGCGAAGCTTAGGATACTGAAGGGCACGGCCTCGATCATCTGTTCCAACTGCTGCTGGCTCCCCAGACCCAGTTATCGCACTACAAGAGATGGCGTATCACGACGTGCTTTGGACCCTGCCGCTGAAAGTAACCCTGCACTCCGGTTTGGACCGTACCTTTGACAGTGGCTACGAAGCTTCCCCTTTCCACAATCGCGCTGTCTCGGCTTGCAGGCGGGCATTAAACCGAACGACGCCCGCGGCAGTAGCCCGCGAGGCGTTTATAGCCCGCATGCCTCGAAGCTGGCATGCCGGCGATAGGGGTTGCGCCGCTGCCCTATGCTGGGAAAACCAACATGGACCCATCAACTCCGAATCTCGACAAAGCCAGTGAATCACGACCAAAGCCTTCACGCCAGGGCCCTTTTCAAAGCCTGCTAGGCATCTTTCGGCAGCACTGAGCGAACCCTTGCGATGAAGACATGGAAGTCCTGCATGAAAGTGCGAAGGAAATCAGCGGTGGTGTCATTCATGACCTCACCGTCATCGGTGATCAGCCCTGGTGTGAACTGGATGTAGGCTTCCGGGGCATTCATTTGGGGAGAGTTGCAGAAGCTAAGCACGCTGCGCAAATTCTGCTGGGCGACTGCTGTGCCTATGGCGCCCGGCGAGGTGCCGATCACCGCTGACGGCTTGCGTGTAAACGAGTTGGTGCCGTAGGGGCGGCTAGCCCAGTCGATTGCGTTTTTCAGCCCGCCAGGTATGGATCGATTATATTCGGGCGTGACGAACAGCACGGCGTCGACGGCCGCGATTGCCGCCTTGAATGCCTTGCCAGCCGGCGGGTAGTCGGCGTCATAGTCGTAGCTGTAGAGCGGCAGGTCCTTGAAGGATATCTCCGACATTTCAAGTTCGGGCGGGGCAAACCGCACCAACGCCTTGGCGAGCTTGCGATTGATCGAGGCCTTGGCGAGGCTGCCGATGAAATAGCCTACTTTATGTGTGGTCATGGCGTTCTCCAATATCACGCATGCCAAAGGAAGTATCATACCTAAGATTCATAGAAGGGTCTCTTGTCCTTTTGAGCCCAAGTAACTAACCGCCGACGAACGTGACCGTCTCGGCGAGCGGGGCGCGGCCCGTACGGGGAAAACTTACCGCGGGGTCCTCGTACCCGATCGACATGCCGCAGAAGAGGATGAGCTCCTCCGGGGGTGACAGGACCTCTGCGACCGTCTCGCGAACCTGCGACCACGCCATCTGCGTGACACTGTGCAGTCCTTCGGCGCGGAGTAGCAGCATGATGGTCTGCAGATACATGCCGACATCGGCCCATTGGGGCCGGCCCAAGTCACGGTCGATGTAGCAAAACAGGGCGGCGGGCGCGCCGAAACAGTTCCAGTTGGCGATGGCTGCCCGCTGCCGCGCCTCCCAGTCTTCGCGCGCAATGCCAAGCGCACTGTAGCGCTCCTTGCCGAAGGCGGATCGGCGCTCCGCGTACGGAGACTTCAGCTCGGTCGGGTACATCTTGTACTGCCGCTTGTCCCAAGGGTCGCCATGAGCCACGCGCTCGACGGCGTTCGTCTTGAGCTCGGCCAGCGGCGCGCCCGTCAGCACGTAGGTGTTCCACGGCTGGATGTTTGATCCGGACGGCGACCAAGCTGCGGCGGACAGCACGCGCTCAAGCACCTCCCTCGACACAGGCTCGTCCTTGAATGCGCGCACCGCCCGGCGGCTTGTGACTGCCTCATATACGTCAATGGTCGCCTCCATAGCGCCGGCCATTCGTTTCGGTCTATCGGGGTGTGAGGTATTGTCCATACTCATGGTCCTCTCCAATGAAAGAACACAAGGGGCAAAACGCCTTTAACTGACGGCTTTTCCTTGGGTTGGGTTATGGTTTGATCAGCGTTATTGCCGATCGGCTAAATCTCTTCCTTTCGCTGGACAGGTTGTTGCCGTCCTGCGGTTCTCGAACCAATCTCCAATGCGTGACCTGATGCGTTAGCTTCGGTCACAGAGTGACGTTCGGCTCCCGGTTTCCCATTCTCCTCAAGGAGCGCAACCCGGACCTGCCGGGCTCGCTAGTAGACCATCAGGACAACCGGGATATCGTCGACGCGCCTTCCATGGGGCTTTCGCCGCGCCGCTCGTAAGCGCGCTGGTCACGCAGGATCTGGAAGGCGATCGTCAAAAGCTTGCGCGCGATGGCAACACGCGCCTTGTTCACTCCTCTGATCTTCAGATGCTCGTATTGGGCGCGAAGCTGTGCATCGCTGGCAATGGCCGGTGCCACCGCCTCGACGAAAGCCCAGCGCAGCCACTTGTTGCCCTGCTTGATGATCTTGCCGTGAAAGGTCTTGCCGCCGGAGGAATAGGTCGACGGCACCAGTCCGGCATAGGCGGCAAGCTTCTTCGGATTGCGGAATCGACCGACATCATCGATCTCCGCATCGATCAGCCGGGCGAAGAACTCGCCGATGCCGGGGATCGTCTTCAACAGCTTCACATTGCCATTAACCTTGGTCATTGCCCGGATCGTTGCTTCCGACTGCTTGATCCGCACATCGATGTCGCCGATGAAGTCGAGACCGCGGTCAATCTGGATGCGGTCGATCTCCGAGACCTTGACCTGCGCCAGCTGGATGCGGCCGGCCTTGCCGAACAGGTCGCCGAGCTTCTTCAACTGCGCCGTCTGCTCCGGATAGCGATCAAACACCGTGACGATGCGGTTCTTCGTCATCGTCCGCAGCCGCACGTAAAACATCCGCTCACGCAGGGCGATGCGCAGCTCGCGGGCTCGCTCTCCAGGTGCCCAGGCCTCCGGCACCAGGTCGGCTCTGAGCAGGTGCGCCAGCACCGTCGCATCGATCTTGTCAGTCTTGATCTTGGCATCGGCGATCGCCTTGACCTTCCACGGATGGGCGAGGACGACATCATCACAAATGTCGTCGAGCCAGTTGTAGATCACCATCCAGTTGCGCGTCCTCGACAACCGCATGCGAGTTGTCGCGATAGCGTTCGAGAAAGCCGCCAAGCGACTGGCGGTCGTTCTTCACCCGGCCGGATCTGAGCGTCTTGCCGCTGCTGTCCTGCACCACCAGGTGGCTGTAGGATTTGTGATAGTCGACGCCGATATGGTAATCATAAGAGGCAGTCATGCTTCCAACTCCCTTGTTGAGATGTATGAAACCCCAATAAGGTAAGCCGAAAGGCTGGAAGCGTGACTGTCCCTCGATCATCACCTGCATCTCAGTGATCCGTTCTATCGGTGGAGGCGGCCTCTTTCATGTCACCTCCTCATGACTGTCCTGATGTCGTTCGTTATCTCCGTTCGCAATGGAGGCGTAAATCATACCGTGGTCTAGGAGGTGTACATCAAATGTATATGAGGGATCGATGCATCCGAAGGGCATGTGGCCGAAGCATCGCTGAAACCCCGCACCACCCCGACCTTGGGTACCGCCCTTGAACGGCGCGGTTGTCATCTTCTTCATCTGCAAGCCGACAGACCCGGGATTATCCGTGATGACAAGGTGGAGAGCGCCCTCATCCATGTCGAGGCGAACCACAGCGATCCGCAGCTTCAATTTAGATCGAGGTGCGGCGAGCCTTGGCGAATCCCCGATCAGTCGCGATGAACCGCTCCAGCATAGGCACGATTGAGTTGCGCGGGCAATTCCGGCGACCGCCTTTGATAGCTGCGTTCCGGCCGCACTCGTTAATTGTGCTATCTTGCGATTAAGTGACGATGCGATAAATACCGGCGGCCGCCAAAGAACGCCTTTCCTTTGGTCGGTTAGAGAATTGGCTCCATCCTCGAGCTGCCAGCCCTCGCTTCTGCAGAGCCGCCAATCCCGGATACGTGGCGACCCGAGGCCCAGGCGATACTCGAATGGCGCCCGGGTCTCGCCGTATACCTACGAGCACCGTTCGACCTGAAACTGGAGTGTGAATACGGGGAGCGATCATCGGCTTCGACCGGCTCGG
It includes:
- a CDS encoding SDR family oxidoreductase, whose protein sequence is MKIVIIGGTGLIGSKTAERLRKKGHEVIAAAPQTGVNTLTGEGLAEVLKNTEVVIDLANSPSFEDKAVLEFFQTAGKNLMAAEIEAGVKHHVALSIVGTDRLPDSGYLRAKVAQEKIIRAAGIPYTIVRSTQFMEFLGGIAQEGTVGDTARLSTGFLQPIASDDVADFVTDAALAPPANGIVEICGPERARLCDFAARYLKAIGDSRTVVADPDARYFGTKLEDGSLVSDNHPRIGRIGFDDWFATTPRK
- a CDS encoding mechanosensitive ion channel family protein, translating into MFGNDNFVPLVLINLLGIAGIVVWHIQGGNRPTGRLIVQILFFTNMSLVLYLGGIAPHRPDGIYTQGPAALLSKSARILWWTHLAWTIIGFIQIYVRLNRKPREAHLIQDMAIAVIYLGVALSVIGFVFGMPVGTLVATSGVIAVIFGLALQNTLGDVFSGIALTLGRAYAIGDWVQLNDGTEGRVIETTWRSTNLLTVTNNVVVLPNSILAKQGVTNLSRPDETHLIALRVRIAATQRPRVVEEVMRSVLRASVRIVKDPPPVVALKAIDAIAIEVELQFRVDSVAIRTPAKNEIVDLLHDQCRASGLSLAMPAESLAFVPAPIGNQYLAESRPVSVTVP
- a CDS encoding nitroreductase; this encodes MDVYEAVTSRRAVRAFKDEPVSREVLERVLSAAAWSPSGSNIQPWNTYVLTGAPLAELKTNAVERVAHGDPWDKRQYKMYPTELKSPYAERRSAFGKERYSALGIAREDWEARQRAAIANWNCFGAPAALFCYIDRDLGRPQWADVGMYLQTIMLLLRAEGLHSVTQMAWSQVRETVAEVLSPPEELILFCGMSIGYEDPAVSFPRTGRAPLAETVTFVGG
- a CDS encoding NAD(P)/FAD-dependent oxidoreductase, which encodes MRLVIVGAGFAGMYAALSAARLRDIEGVSPEELEIALVSPEPTLVIRPRLYEPKPETLTAPLQDVFDAVDVAYVQGSVESIDTKASTVDVVNARGERKSLQYHRLVLATGSRLFRPNIPGLAEYAFSIDNVDDAIVLDRHLHELAKLPASAARDTIVVAGAGFTGIEAATEMPSRQRALFDKTANPRVIVIDRGSAVAPDMGEGPRPIIEEALRKLGVETRLNAGVSSLDKSGVTLSTGEHIETMTVIWAAGMRANPLTTKIPGERDKFDRLLVDGCLRVPSVPGVFATGDAARAACDDCGNYALMSCQHATRMGAFAGNNAAAELLGVPARQYHQEAYVTCLDLGDAGALFTRGWERKVEMVGEKAKATKQEINTVWIYPPQPERAAALASADPERVTDL
- a CDS encoding MBL fold metallo-hydrolase, which encodes MNQIINNTQEASMKVDNTSHPGRTAPEELVPSRYAVRIGEIDVLVVSDGVLPLPTAMLGHNADPAARAAWLGDMFLPQDAFDWALNVVVVRSGEQTILIDAGLGLDPDLNLPRAGQLMKRLAAAGIDLASVTDVVLTHMHMDHVGGLLVDGVKEQLNPDLRIHVAAAEVKFWESPDFSHVSMPAGFPDALRAAAKRFSKDYQSQLRLFEDEHEVAPGVVVTRTGGHTPGHSVVRVASGNDRLMFAGDAVFAVGFDHPDWFNGFEHDPEEAARVRVRLLRELAATGELLVATHMPFPSVGHVAVDGDTFRWVPVFWDY
- a CDS encoding NADPH-dependent FMN reductase, with the protein product MTTHKVGYFIGSLAKASINRKLAKALVRFAPPELEMSEISFKDLPLYSYDYDADYPPAGKAFKAAIAAVDAVLFVTPEYNRSIPGGLKNAIDWASRPYGTNSFTRKPSAVIGTSPGAIGTAVAQQNLRSVLSFCNSPQMNAPEAYIQFTPGLITDDGEVMNDTTADFLRTFMQDFHVFIARVRSVLPKDA
- a CDS encoding cupin domain-containing protein encodes the protein MIKSLRFAVALTALLSGSALAHDAPGGGEGAKVTLVYDHKLPNVPGKSMKGVLVEYAPGGFSEGHTHPASAFIYATVLEGAIRSQVNDGPVTVYEAGDSFSELPGDRHGVSENASKTKPARLLAVFVVDSAEQELTFPIKK